The window AAAGGTTTTCCTTCCAATACCACTTCCACATTCACGGTGACTCATCCGCTTAATACTGTCAAGGATGATTTTCTGAACCATTAATCTCTGTTAAAATTTGGCCATTGTATACTTAATTCAGCACATACATGATTCACAGGATTAATTAAAAACCCAACAGATAATCATTTTTCTGCTTCACTTGGCCACTGGTtagcaaaaataattttgcGCTACATGATAAACCAATGCAAAGGGAAGGCACTAGACTCAGTGCAACCAGAACATAGGCCTTGTAGTTATAATCAAAGAAAACATGAGGCTGGTTTCCAGTTCAACATAATGGAAAATCAAACACCATGTCATGCTGCTGCAATCTAAAGCGGCAAAATGAAATAACAATCACACAATGACCAACCAGAAATGGGTGTCCACTAAATAGCGAAAGGAAATGTTTTCTCAAGCAAAttttgagaggaaaaaaaCCAAGTACCATACAAATACATATCGCTTAACATCTACTTGAACAGATTacgaaaataaaattatgagcCACTCAAAAGACACTATCAAAATGCATTAAACTTAACCGGAATGTTTTCAACTTTGTCTATGATCAATATTTGATAGGAGCAATAACAGCCAACTGGGCACCAAGCTTCTCCTCAGCAGCCTTCTCAGCTTTAACCCTAAGCTTATTGAGTTGCTTCCTTCTCTCATATGCCACTTGAGCTCTCTCCTTCCTCTTCCTCTCAAGCTCCTGGAGGGAAGTACAAAGCAACAGAAAGTTAAAAGATGTTATTCCAAGGTTTATATTGTGGTATGTAGTCAGAAAGATGAAAAAACCGCCCAATAGCCCACACACAAATTAAGACTTTTTCAtccaagcaaaaaaaaaaacgcaATAGGCAGGCAGAACAGTAAAAGCACTAATAAACTTTAAAGGAAAACAAGCCAACATCAATATTCAAGGCCTTTATAGGTAACGAAAGTATAGAGGAACAAACATCAGAAATCTATACAATAAACCCCAATTCCACACTAAAAAGTCAGGCAAAAAGCATTGAAACATAAACtgtatttaaataattgagCAGGATAACCAATCTTCACCTTGATAGTGTCATAGTGGTTCCATCCAACCTCAGATGAGAGCTTGCCCAATAAGCAGTACTTATGTCCTTTCTGAAGCCTCAAAACCCTAAtttaaaaaccaaaagaacaataaaaacatTGAGCACAACTAGTCATTGAAACAAGTGAATCCAATTCTAATTCCGCAAAAGAAATCGACCACCGCAAAACTCACTTGAGAGCATCGGGAATCACCATCCTCTTCATCTTATCGTAGGGAGCCGGAATTCCCTCATAAGCCTTCAATCGAGCAAGAGCTGCTGCACCACGCTTAGTCTTGTGAGGAATCATCCTGCAATGAAAACAAAcattaacaaaaatatcaataatcatcaatcaaaatacACCATAATTCATAACGACGCAAAGTTCATACTTCATAATGAACAATGCAAGAGTTTATTCTTCATAATTAAGCTAAACAGCCTTCCTTTATGAACATCAATAAACCTTCTCGATCAGTATTCCATATATTCAGCAATAATGACCTAAAGCACACTCATAAcatttcacttgtttcctacATTTTCCCAATAAccaacaatgagaaaacagAAAATCTATCCTAAAACTTCAAAGTAAACTTTTCCCATTTACCAACTCTAATACCAATCATCAGAAAAGCGCAATTTTCATTCCTTTTCTCTATATCATCTCCAATAACCAAATAATAAacttaaaagaaacaaaaaaattccatCAAAATATTCACAATAAACTCATCCCAATTACCAAGCACCCAAAATAAAAAGCATTCCTTTCCTTCACACCACCACAGATACCCTCAAACACCCCTCCTCCCcaataaaacaacaaaaaacgACCTTAAAAACATACCCACGAATGGTACGCCAGAGGATCTTGGCAGGAGCACGGAAGTGGATGGGACCATGAGAAGGCTTAGTGTTCATACGCTTCCTCAAGAACCTCATGTACTTCATCTTCTGCCTCACCAATCCACCCGACATGCATATCTCTTCACATCTCACCACCACAACTTTTTGCCCATTCAGCAACTCCTTGGCCAATATGGAGGCCAGCCTTCCTAGCATGTGGTGCCTTGCATCCACCACCACCTTCTTGGCGCAGATCCCTGACCCTGACACcatgttttatttttgctcTCTTCTTTACCTGGAAGCTCAAGACAGCTGCTGCTGCTTCTCCcgattgaaaatgaaaagaggTTAGGGTTTTGTGGGGTTAGGTTTTATAATTGGTTCTTTCTTGTGGACTTCTTGTGTGGATTTCGGTTTTGGTGATTATGGGCTTTTGGGTAGAGAATCTTGACACATAGCTTTGTTTCAAATGGGCTCTTAATGTGATTGGGCCTAATTTGTAGCCCGAGTTCCAGCCCAACAAActaattcttctttttcttttttgttcagAAAATCTTATTGCATATTATAAGGCAGCTATAGTCTTTTGatttcaataatcatatattactatcaaaatttattaaaaacatataataaatttatattttaccttcAAGTTAAGCATTCCCAAAGTTGAGCCTGGTGCTGATGAGTTTTATTTCCAgggaatatatatttttttaatttaatttttagatttttcatatgcttctaattttttcttaccatcataatttaaaacaatattAACTGAAAAACCAAGATTAGTTATAAAATTAACATCAGATCAAATATCAATCCAACAATTACAAAACCAGCTTTAAACGTGGTTTGACTTATCAAATATCGAATCagattgaagaattttgataCATTCTATGTAACTTATGAGGGAAGATGTGGTAAAAATG is drawn from Theobroma cacao cultivar B97-61/B2 chromosome 4, Criollo_cocoa_genome_V2, whole genome shotgun sequence and contains these coding sequences:
- the LOC18602737 gene encoding 60S ribosomal protein L13a-4; the protein is MVSGSGICAKKVVVDARHHMLGRLASILAKELLNGQKVVVVRCEEICMSGGLVRQKMKYMRFLRKRMNTKPSHGPIHFRAPAKILWRTIRGMIPHKTKRGAAALARLKAYEGIPAPYDKMKRMVIPDALKVLRLQKGHKYCLLGKLSSEVGWNHYDTIKELERKRKERAQVAYERRKQLNKLRVKAEKAAEEKLGAQLAVIAPIKY